AAGCATGATTTCTGCTCAAGCACAGTCAGAGAGGTCCTGTAAACCTCTCAAAGGCAGTATTCAGCTGATCAAACCTTGAAAACAAGCACAGACCTAACTGTTGCAATCATGGAATTAGTGGAAAAGATCCTGAAGATTGAGACCAATTGCTCCCCCaccactgccaaggccaccactaagCCATGCCCCCAAGTGCCACGTACATCTACACAGCTTTTAAACcctttcagggatggggactccaccactacTCTGGACAGTCTGTGCTGGGGCTCGACAAGCCTTTCCAGTGATTCTTAAggatgtccaacctgaacctcaACTGCAACAACCTGAGGCCagtccctcttgtcctgtccttgGTTCCCTAgaagcagagcctgaccctcaCATGACTGCATCTTCCTGCCAGGGAGTCGTGGAGAGCGAGAAAGACCCCtcaagcctccttttctccaggctgagtcctcccagctctctcaggTGCTCCTTGTGCTTCAGACCCTTCCCCAGTTCCATTCTCTTCTCTGGACATACTCCTGCCCCACAATGTTTTTCTTGTAGTGAAGCACCAAGAACTGACCCCAGGACTAGAGGTGCCCCACCACAGGTGGGTGGCCACTGCCCTGGTTCCATTGGTCACACTGTGGCTGGCAGAGTCCACGTACCATTGGGCTCCTTGCCCATCTGGGCACAACtgggctcatgttcagccggcgTGAGcccagggtgggcagggagaTGAACAGGCAGGCCTTCCCAGCCGAGCAGTGGTCTACTCTGGGGAGCCGAGCTGTCCCAGCAGGATGGAGCTCCGGACGCCACCCCGATACCACACAGTCTGAACACACCACACACATCCCAGACATCCCGGACAACCTCCCCCCCCGTCGCCCGGCCCTGTCTCGCCTTCCGCCGCCGTTTCCACTTCCGCCCGCATTTCCGCTTCCTGCAGTGGTAGTCGCGATGTCGGCCCTGGCAGCGAATCCGAACAACCCCGTGGTTTTCTTCGATGTAACCATCGGCGGGCAGGTGGGGGTGCTCCAGGACGGGGAGCGGCGGCGCTCGAGGGGGGACTGCGGGGATAACTGGGGATGTCGGAGTGTTGTGGGGATGAGAGAGCACAGTAGGTGTGGGGGCTCAGCGTGGGGCTTGCGGGGCCGCAAAAGGAAGCGCTGGGAGGGGCGGTGCCAGGAGACAGCGAGCGGGCCTGTGGGGTCACTGGGCCCGTCAGGAAGGGCTCgcaggggagaggagaaggacTACGTCGGGAGGGGCCTGGAGGGATGGGCATGAATGGGGGTGAATGAGGTAACCGGATTTGTGGGAGCACCCGGGGTCGGGCGGCAGGCATCTGTGTGTGAAGGGACCTGGAAGACTCACCTGGCCCCCATCTCCTCAGGAGGTCGGCCGCATGAAGATCGAGCTGTTCGCAGACGTTGTACccaaaacagcagagaacttCAGGTAACGAGCAGCTACCGTTCCTGCATGCAGTTCAGCCTGGACTGGAGCTGCGAAGGCTTTCTGGTGTAGGAATGGCTTTTGGTGGCAAACTGATTAGCTGACTCCCACCCCAAACTGCTTCACCTGCTTTGTGTCTCTCTGTTCTCAGAGATGCTGTGTGGCATCCTGGTCTCTCAGGGGACCCTGTCTGGCTGGAAGGGGTCCTCCTCTGCCCCCTCTCTAAAGCCTTCTGATTTGCTCCATGCATTTAGAGCAGGCAGTGCCTTGTGCCATGGTGGAGGTCTCCTGGCCAATCAGTCTCCCTGCCATCAACTGAGGGATGCGCCATGTGAAATCCCACTTCCATTGGAGGGATGGACATACCCTGGTCTCTGTCAAACACAGTGCCTGCCCCATATTCACGGTCTCTTACAATCTTGATGTTAACTCTCTGATCTCCTCACTACAAAGAGCACAGAATATGTTTTGAAATGACAGGGGGGAGGAGTTGCCATTTCCTGTTTCTCTGGGAACATCTCTAACACAATAAGGAAAATCCTGTGCACCAGTTGGTGCAGCCCTCAGAGTTCACATGCACCTAACACTCTGCTCTCTTTTTGTTTGCCAGGCAGTTTTGTACAGGTGAATTCAGGTAAGTGGATTATAATGTCCTTTAAGTGTCCCACTGGAGAAACAAGGCTGGGTGAGGTAGAAAGGGTTTGTCATGAACTTTTTCATGTTGTACTAGTACAAAATGGAAGAGAAACCTGCTCTGAGTAAATTGTGAGGGGCTTGGAGACTCACAGAGATGGCAGGTTTCTCTTTCTGATATGACTTTTTTGTGCCCACGTGGCTCTAAAAGCCCTATCTGCAAAGCCCACCTGCTCATGCTGCACATTGCAGTGAGATCCTGTGAAGGTGATGATGTGGGTGTTGCAGGGAACAGAGTCATTAATGTGCAGAGCCCacttgaggcttttttttttgccttcaacagcagcagctgagaggctGCGGCATTTGGTTGTATTTCAAGGCAGCTGCTAATGTACACAGCAACCCTTTGGGACTCTGAATTGCTGGGACAATTTTGTGTTGGGATATCCAGTAGGTTGCAATAATTCTCCTTTTCACTTCCCTACAGGAAAGATGGCGTCCCTATAGGTTATAAAGGAAGCACTTTCCACAGGTAAATCATCTACCGTTGTTTAGACACTAAATAGCAGCCTGGGCCATATGGAGTTTTGTGACCTGCCTTGAGCTATTAGTGGTGTTGGAGACATTTGCGGATCATGGCTAATGTAATTCTATGGCTttgggggagctggggatgctgtCCTCCCCACTGGGAGGAATCCCCTGTTTCTGGTGTGCTATGTCACATAAGGCATCTATCATATAATCACTATCTCTGTTCAAAAGCAATGAGTCCTAAATGACCTCGTATCAACCATTAATTAATATCTGTTGTAGATTTTAGGCTGCAGCATTCACAGACTGTTAACTTCTGTTGCACAGCAAGGCAGAACCCCTTTTCATCTTATACTGAGCTTCTTGAGGCTTTTGGCCACTGGGAACTAAGTGTTGTTTTACTTCTTTAGGGTAATAAAGGATTTCATGATCCAAGGAGGTGACTTCGTAAATGTATGTACTCCGGTACtctttttgtccttttcctcTATGGTATAACATGCTACTGTTTCCAAGTGCCTGTGCTGATTTGTGGGAGCTCTTTGTTTTTTGAGGTATCCAGTAGTAACTGGAGGTACCTCATAGCATTGCTGCCATCCTACTGCAACAGACAATAAACCTCTTGCAAGCAAATCTGGAGCCTTGTGAACACGCATTCttcccaaaatattttctctctgcaaTAGCCTGCCAAAACCCTAGAAGCTTTcaaaacttgaaaaatgtttgccctgttttccttcccccttCTGATGTCCTCCTCCCGACAAAAACCTCTGTGAACTTCAATTCACATTGTAGATAGACCCTAAATACAGAACCCAGTGCATAATGTAAGAGGTCATTTAAATCAAAACTAGCCTTTTGTTACTAAATTGTCTCAAAATAGAAAAGTCTTTGCACCCACAATGGTGGTTGTGCTCTGACATGGGGATAAGCAGAATATATATGAGTAAGGCTGAAGGGCCACAGGATCTCTTCATTATTCTAGGATccagtaaaattattttaattttggaagcatttaaaaatatgaggGAAGTGATGAAGCTTTTTTATTATACAACTTGGTTGTATGAAAGTCTCTGAGAGAAATGACCACACAGCAGGTAGTTCAGCAACACCAGACTCTGTGGTAGTTGCTAATTCTGACACTGCTCAGATGAACCAGTGCACTGTATTACTTCCACTGCATCTCAACAGGCTTTACAGATTGCTCCAGTATTTGAAATTTATATGTTATATTTATTACAAAGGCACCTGGGGAGCAAGCACAGTCACACTGACCCCTGAGACAGGGTGCAAGTTTCTGTCTCAGAGCCAAAAGTTTAAGTAAACtacagggagcaggagggaaacaAGCAAGGGCTGGGCAGCCAGAGCAAAAGGAATTAGTAGAAAGTAcaaacataaacagaaaatctttattttagaAACTATTCTTGCAGAACAGAGAGATTGCTTTCCTATTTCCGGTAAAGTCACAGAAAATAAGGTGAAATACATAAAACCACTGTAAGCCAAGTTTTGCCATGCAACCACTTCTGCTTTCTTTGTCACACCATCCCATCCTTCTATGtctcctcctttttccctttcaagTCCTGATGGGTCTGTACCAAGCAATCTGTAGCCTCCACTTCACTCTGGGAGGCTTGGACTTAAACTTACCATCTGCATGGGCTTCTGCCAACATATGAATGGTGAACAATGAACTGTGTAGTTAGAAACCAGTTGCTGTTGTTGTTCAGAAATGAAACACTGAATGTGTTCACTGCTGGTGTATGTAAATGGCAATACAAAATCCATTTTGTCCTTTCCTCTTGCTTGgagattttaaattaatttttaaattgaattgTTCTGTAGCAGTTGCTACAGAACAAATGCTGTAGCTGACTGGGTACCTCTGTCATGCAGGGAGATGGCACTGGAGTAGCCAGTATATATAGGGGTCCTTTTGCAGATGAAAACTTCAAGCTGAAACACTCTGCTCCTGGCTTGCTTTCTATGGTGAGTATAAAATAATGACATTACAGACTAAAAAGCTTTGGGAATTTTCTCTGTGCTCTTTTCCTAAGTGTATATAGTATTTGCTGGACAACAGCATCTCTGCCATTGGATACAAGGTCTGTTTTGTAGCTACTAGTCAAGCAGATACTTCTGGGTTAATATGTTGAGTAACACAATAGTCCTGATCCTGCAGCATCCTTTCTTTGCTGCCTGTTGGAGCGCTAGGACAGGCTTGGCTTGATTGATTTCAGAAGAGCTTAATTCTTACAGTTTTCATACAGTGGTGAGTTGGTGGTGTTTTCGTCTTTCCTGATACTGTTACCAAACACTGACCATGGCAAGGAGGAAACAGAGAGATTTGGGAGTTCCAAAGCCACAGCAGTGTTACCATGGTATCTTTTAAAACAGACCTTTCTATTCAGCATAGTAGGAGAAACTGCAACCATTGCACATTGTCTGGTAGGAACAATACCCTGACTTTTGGAATAGAAAGCAAATTGAGCCAGTGCTTCAGTATTCCTATCCACAACTGCTTCTTCCCCAGCTCTTTCAGCTGCACTGCCCTTAAAACCACTTGCTTAGGAcatttaatcatttggattacTTATTCGTCCATGTTGAAAACATGGCCCAAAAAAAGGTGTCATGGCACAGCTAAGCAGCTAGTGTACTGTGGTGTGAGAGGAGGGATTCACTCCAGTTTTGCCATCTTTGTGTTAAAGTGGCATGGCTCTAAAGTCATTATACTGTGTCAAACCTTGGATCCCAGGAACCATGGATCCCAGCTGGATCCTTTTGAAGCTGGCTAGCATTAACTAGAAAGCCAAATGACCCTGTCCTTTGCAGTCCCGCAGCTGCAAAACTTGACCAGTTCACTCATCAGGACAGAAAACTGCTTTAGTAGCTTGTAGTTGTCAATATCACAAGTGGCCTTCAGTGTTGCAGACATGTTTTCTTAACAGTGCAAATGCTCTGGGTTTTGTACTTGGGTGTGAATAAAATTTCACATGTGCATCCCACAGTTTCTGTGACTCCTGTGCCAATATAGTTGTTACTTTTCTCGTCACGATCATtggaaattttttatttttattctgaggAAACCTCCCAAAGACCAGAAATGAGCTGGGTATTTTTCTTGCCCTGGTTTCTGGTGTTCAGTTTTCCTCAGGGTAATACTGCAGCCAATAAATAATTGTCATCAAAATGTTCAGCCTTTTTTCACGAGTGTGCTCTAAAGCCTGGACTTTGGCACAGTCTTGTATTGAACACACCTTTGTAGAAGTATAATAAATAGTTGGTGACGTGGCTCTTACGCGTTCTGGTGTGACCAGAGGTGGTGACATGCTACATCCTAGCACAGGGTGTTCTCCTACAGAtatgtattttgtttcctttggttTCTCTAGCAATAAGCTAAAAATAATACCTACTTGAGCAGCACCTCTTCTTTATGTGTCTGCCTTCAATTTTGGTCAGTCTGAAATGGTATACTTGTTGTAATTTGCCATTCTCAACCCTCAACCCCCAGGCAAACAGTGGTCCGAGTACCAATGGCTGCCAGTTCTTCATCACTTGCTCCAAGTGTGACTGGTTGGATGGGAAGCATGTTGTGTTTGGTGAGTACCTGCAGTAAAAGTCCTGGAGTGCCAGCTCACAGACatccctgcagggcagctgtTAAAATAAATAGTGAGAATCAGAATCTTCTGAACTGGGAGGAACCCAGTGGGATAATCAAAACCAACTGCTGACCCTGCACAggtcaccccaaaaatcctacTCTGTGCCTGAGAACACTGTCAAAATTCTCCTGGacctctggcagccttggggctgtgatCATTCCCTGGGGtgcctgttcagtgcccaaccacctCTGGGTATGGAATGCTCATTCTTCCCTCCTGGCTTGTGCTATCTGAGGGATCTGTGCAACCTGATACTGTGATGGATCACTGTTAGATCACTgttgaaattaataattttttcacaGGTTAGCTTTAATCCAGATCAGTGTTTAGTGTACTGTATTTGTACACAAATCCTTGTACCAGTGCAGAGGGCACAGATGAGTGAAAGGATTCCTTTCTTCTCCACTATCAGAGGGGGCTGAGCTCTCACCAGAGTTTTGGACAGTAATTCTGTGAAACCATATCTGCTAACTTGCATTTACTGCTGGTTTAACTGTAGGAGTTCCAGGCCAGTCTTAAGCTGGTGGTCTCATCCCCCAAATTTCTACACACATCGCCCCTGTGATAGGAAAAGGCACTTAATCTGTGCTGAAGGTGGAGAATGTTTGAAGAGGGGTTGTTTCCTTTATGAATTTAGAGATTGGTAACAAACCCTGAAGTGCCCAATAGCTACACACTGCCCAGGGCTTTTCAGGAAGGACAGAAATGCGTGTACCTGTGATGAGTGGGGTGGAACACAGGTAAAAAACAGCCATATTGAAGTGGATAAATTTTCTCATTCTAGGTAAAATTGTCGATGGGCTGTTGGTCATGAGAAAAATTGAAGTAAGTTTGAATATGGCTACTTCCTTGTGAATGCCTGCATTGGAAAGTTATGTACATGATTAAGTAGAGTTGTCCTGCTGTCTGTTTACAGGATACCAGGGAATACCAATGTTGATAACTGGCATTATTGGTTGTCATCATTATAATGTAGGAGGAAATCTGTTGAAGCAAGGCTGTCATATGAGTTGGCTTTGGAAGTGCTAGGATCTTGTGACTGCGATAGTCTTTGAGCGGGGATTGCGCTCTTGGCTTTATTTGCTTTGCATTTGTTCAGAGGCTGAATTAAAAAGTTGTTCCATCAGCAGCTCAGACAAGAGCGTAAAGCATCTCACTTCTTTGCCATTGCCTGGGATTATTCAGTGGATGCAAAATCATCAGTTCTGCTGATCCATGATCAGCATgtttaataagaaaaattaagCTGTTCTTCTCATGGGCTTCCAGGAGCTGAAGATAAATACAATCCAGGTGATGATTGCTGCCAACATGAGGCCTGGGTGTCATGGCAGCATAATGAGTAGATTTAACAAATAGCAGCAAGTTCTCTGAGACAGCCAGCATTGACTCCATGACACATGTGGGATAATGTGCCTAAGGGTCTCTAATCTAGAAAGCAGGGCAAAACACAGAGCTGTTGGGCTTTGAGCAAAGGTCACATGGAAGGAGTAGTACAGCGTGGTATGATCTGCTGGAGCATTGTGGTGAGCCTGCTTTGGGTGGCAGTACAGTGAGACCAAAGTAAAGAAAATTAGAGATTCAGAGAACAGCTGAGTCCAGTGCATCAGGAGTTTCAGAATGAGGGTTTCTTTGCCACTGtctctttcctttctgtgtGAGCACAGGTTCGTTTTGCTTGTGGCAGCTGCTTTTAGTATCAAAGCCAGAGCAGCCTCAAGTATCTCCATGAGGAGTTCTCCAGTTTTTACTCTATTCCTTCACTCCAATTCAAAGGACCAGCATCTGGTCTGTGACCCAAACCTCTGCTTACAGAGGGAATTCACCAGCTTATGATTGGGCCTGTTGCCAAATGTGTAATGgtgcttttctgctcctcataGCTGTGTCTGTTCCTCATGTTACAGAGATATCTCTTAGCCAATCTTCCAGTACTTGTCACTGCCTGGGTTTGCTGTGCTTTTGTAAGTTTTAATGTTCTGTATCTGTTTGTCCCCAGAACGTGCCTACGGGTCCCAATAACAAACCCAAGTTGCCAGTTGTGATCTCTCAGTGTGGGGAAATGTGAAGCGATGAAAAAGCAATGTGGTAAGTCTCAGTCTTCACAGGCACAGTGCCATGAACTCTaggctgctctgctccttaCTTTTCTCTTGActtattttcacatttctttgaACCTGCAGAGAGCTGTGTCAGCTCACTGAAACATCAGAAAGTGCTTCTCTAACAGCATTTGTTTTTTGCCAGCTGAAGTCCCAGAACTGGCTTCCTTCCAAGCTGCACAAACAccagaggcagcacagcaggaataAGATTTTGCAGCTGTAGTCGAGGGGAAAATGGGCTTGTGGGAGCTTTTTCTTGGATTGGGTTAGGCTGCCTTGAAGCCTTGATTGTAGAAAGTGGATGAAAGGGAATTACAGCAGTAATCCCTCTAGCATTAGCCAGGCAGTCTGGTTGGTGAGAAGCCTCACTTTGACCTGCAGATTGGAGAACTTTCAAACAGCTACAAAAGGTAGACTTTCCATGGGTGGGACAGGCAGGGatcaagaaaaggagaagagaaagggaGGACTTGAGCCTCCTTGCTCAGTATAGCTGTAGGACCGACACTACTGAAGGACCAAGGAATTACTATTTTGCATAGTCTTAACTTGACTTGGAAAAGGTACCACTGTCTTTATCTGAAGAGAGATGTTTCCACTATTTACTATTACTTAGGCTTCATTTTGGTTAAACCAATAGTCTCGGGCTAACATACAATAAGTATTCTGTCTCCATTTGTCTGCTCAATTTACTCTAAAAACTACAGGTATTTAAACATATCTGTCTAGATTTCAGTGTGTTGGGCTGCAGCTTGTCAAAAATCTGCTGTATTAGCCTTTTggttgctttatttttccaaatttcaGGAGGCAGTTTGGACTCACAATTTTATACTCAAAATACTCACAATTTTTGACCTTCCATTAAATTATATCCAGTCCCTCTTTTGTAATAAAGCCTTAGAGACCTGCAGCACTTCAAACTCTTGGGAGCTCTGGCTATTTGATGAAGTGACAACAGGGAAAGTAATCATTCTTCCATTCCCCTGGTACTTCCGGTGATATTTACAGGCTTTTGAAAAAAAGTCTGCTAGCAAGGCTGTCCCTTTTCTTGCAGAGCTGTGTTGAAGGGTCGGGTCTCCTTTAGGGTTGTACTCAGTCCCAGACTTTCTTACCATTTTAGTTTGGAGTACTGGATCTCTGGCCAGTGCCCAGCTTGAGCCTGGAAGCTTTTCATTCATAGGTGCAAGGCTGGTGCCAGCTTACTTATTTCCCGGACAGGTCTTAGGAACAGCCTTGCTGCACTCTCATGTCTCTCATCTGACTGGGGATGAGAACAGCTTTTGCACTGCCTGATGTCAGACAGCCACATCAGCTACTTGTCAAGATCCTTGAAAATCGGCTGGGAGAAAAAGGCACTGTTGCTTTTAACTTCAGAAGTAGATGCAGTTGCCTGGCAGGCAGACTCAGGAGGATTCCTGAGTTCTCTGGATGATGAAAGCTAGTGTGTGTAGCATCTGGCATGCACTTAAAATCACTGTGTGGCCCCCAGTGTCACTGCACAACCTGGCTGTTGTAGGATCTGTTGGGAATGGTTGTCCAGC
Above is a genomic segment from Anomalospiza imberbis isolate Cuckoo-Finch-1a 21T00152 chromosome 23, ASM3175350v1, whole genome shotgun sequence containing:
- the PPIH gene encoding peptidyl-prolyl cis-trans isomerase H, producing MSALAANPNNPVVFFDVTIGGQEVGRMKIELFADVVPKTAENFRQFCTGEFRKDGVPIGYKGSTFHRVIKDFMIQGGDFVNGDGTGVASIYRGPFADENFKLKHSAPGLLSMANSGPSTNGCQFFITCSKCDWLDGKHVVFGKIVDGLLVMRKIENVPTGPNNKPKLPVVISQCGEM